One genomic segment of Impatiens glandulifera chromosome 6, dImpGla2.1, whole genome shotgun sequence includes these proteins:
- the LOC124943700 gene encoding uncharacterized protein LOC124943700, translating into MYNAEAFSHFASLLGKPLYMDTITEEREHITYARINIELHPKSTLPAKMTVIDRRVTCITWQFIYHVSGTTKSSRGLKHQDTVQTIVQTIEGDDVIDCVNINNQLASNHRPIDDNTKDLETERSSYPVEIKMESTSNGEISQGWQKYGKCPEGTVPIRRSTNSITRKHPSPHFNSSLFLGIDGQVHEYAVVQNYGRLFGASATFTVWKPEVEHNEFSLAQIWISSGDDENMNTIEVGWIVSPRRYGDDQPRLFTFWTRDGYNTTGFYDHDCAGFVQINFSIQLGQPIFPSTLGGQLTFLTIMVYKDDAEHGHWWLDVNGILIGYFPKNLFTSLSEYADRVDFGGEILNKENEGHHTTTQMGNGLYAHENGTSTVSEIKVYDQYRNPVEELHEVFMTASPCYGALVFGNSIFYGGTGYSAICP; encoded by the exons ATGTACAATGCAGAAGCATTTAGTCATTTTGCTAGTCTACTAGGAAAACCATTGTATATGGACACAATCACGGAAGAAAGAGAACACATCACATATGCTAGGATAAACATTGAATTGCACCCTAAAAGTACTCTACCAGCAAAAATGACAGTTATTGACAGAAGAG TAACCTGTATAACATGGCAATTCATATACCATGTGTCTGGGACAACAAAGAGTTCAAGGGGTTTGAAGCACCAGGACACTGTTCAAACCATTGTTCAAACCATAGAG GGTGATGATGTGATTGATTGTGTTAACATTAATAATCAACTTGCATCCAACCATCGTCCTATAGATGATAATACTAAAGATTTAGag ACGGAACGTAGCTCTTACCCCGTTGAAATCAAAATGGAGTCAACATCCAATGGAGAAATATCTCAAGGATGGCAAAAATACGGAAAATGCCCAGAAGGAACTGTTCCCATTAGAAGGAGTACAAATTCTATCACTCGTAAACACCCTTCGCCTCATTTCAATAGTAGCTTATTTCTAGGCATTGACGGACAGGTGCACGAG TATGCTGTAGTCCAAAATTATGGTCGCTTATTTGGAGCAAGTGCAACGTTTACGGTATGGAAACCTGAAGTCGAACATAATGAATTTAGTCTAGCTCAAATATGGATTAGTTCGGGAGATGATGAAAACATGAATACCATTGAAGTCGGATGGATA GTTTCTCCAAGAAGATATGGTGATGATCAACCAAGATTATTCACATTTTGGACA AGAGATGGTTACAATACTACAGGTTTTTATGACCATGATTGCGCTGGatttgtacaaattaatttCAGCATTCAACTTGGTCAACCCATTTTTCCTTCCACTCTTGGAGGGCAATTAACTTTCCTAACAATTATGGTCTACAAG GATGATGCTGAGCATGGACACTGGTGGCTAGATGTAAATGGTATTCTCATAGGATATTTTCCTAAGAATCTCTTCACTTCATTGAGTGAATATGCTGATAGAGTGGATTTTGGTGGAGAGATtcttaataaagaaaatgaaggtCACCACACAACTACTCAAATGGGAAATGGACTATATGCCCATGAAAATGGAACAAGTACTGTATCTGAAATTAAAGTTTATGACCAATACAGAAATCCAGTTGAAGAATTGCATGAAGTTTTTATGACAGCTAGTCCATGTTATGGTGCACTTGTTTTTGGTAATTCTATATTTTACGGAGGAACTGGTTATTCTGCAATCTGtccttaa